One window of the Flavobacteriaceae bacterium YJPT1-3 genome contains the following:
- the rpsK gene encoding 30S ribosomal protein S11, protein MAKQSTKKRKVVVDSVGEAHIAGSFNNILISLTNKNGDVISWSSAGKMGFRGSKKNTPYAAQLAAEDASKVAHEAGLRKVKVYVKGPGNGRESAIRSIHNSGIEVTEIIDVTPIPHNGCRPPKRRRV, encoded by the coding sequence ATGGCAAAGCAAAGCACAAAAAAACGGAAGGTTGTTGTTGACTCGGTTGGGGAAGCTCACATCGCAGGATCATTCAATAACATCCTGATCTCGCTTACCAATAAGAACGGAGACGTGATCTCTTGGTCATCTGCCGGTAAAATGGGCTTTAGAGGGTCTAAAAAGAATACGCCTTATGCGGCTCAATTAGCAGCAGAGGATGCCTCTAAAGTAGCTCATGAAGCTGGATTGCGTAAAGTAAAAGTTTACGTTAAAGGACCGGGAAATGGACGGGAGTCTGCTATCCGATCTATCCACAACAGTGGTATTGAGGTAACGGAGATTATTGACGTTACTCCAATTCCACACAACGGATGTCGCCCTCCAAAAAGACGTAGAGTCTAA
- the eno gene encoding phosphopyruvate hydratase, which produces MSIIINIHARQILDSRGNPTVEVDVITENGILGRAAVPSGASTGEHEAVELRDGGKAYMGKGVSKAVDHVNTEIAEELLGISVFEQNYIDQVMIELDGTPNKSKLGANAILGVSLACAKAAANELNMPLYRYVGGVSANTLPVPMMNIINGGSHSDAPIAFQEFMVMPVKAKSFTQAMQMGTEIFHHLKKVLHDRGLSTAVGDEGGFAPALEGTEDALDSIKKAVEQAGYKFGDEVMVALDCAAAEFYVDGKYDYTKFEGSQGEVRTSQQQADYLAELAAKYPIISIEDGMDENDWEGWKYLTEKIGDKVQLVGDDLFVTNVERLGRGIENSIANSILIKVNQIGTLTETIAAVNMAHNAGYTSVMSHRSGETEDNTIADLAVALNTGQIKTGSASRSDRMAKYNQLLRIEEELGAVGYYPQEKAFKIK; this is translated from the coding sequence ATGAGTATCATTATCAATATCCATGCACGTCAGATCTTAGACTCTCGAGGAAACCCCACCGTTGAAGTTGATGTTATCACCGAAAATGGCATTCTTGGTCGAGCCGCAGTTCCATCCGGAGCTTCTACCGGAGAGCACGAAGCTGTGGAATTGCGTGATGGTGGAAAGGCCTATATGGGTAAAGGCGTGTCCAAGGCTGTTGATCATGTCAATACAGAAATTGCGGAAGAGCTACTTGGGATTTCGGTATTCGAACAAAACTACATTGATCAGGTGATGATCGAACTTGATGGTACTCCCAATAAATCGAAGTTAGGCGCTAACGCTATTCTTGGCGTTTCTTTAGCTTGCGCGAAAGCAGCCGCCAACGAATTGAATATGCCCTTGTATCGCTACGTAGGCGGGGTGTCTGCAAATACACTGCCGGTCCCCATGATGAATATCATCAACGGTGGATCGCATTCTGATGCACCCATCGCTTTTCAGGAATTCATGGTGATGCCGGTCAAGGCCAAGAGCTTTACTCAGGCCATGCAAATGGGAACAGAGATCTTTCACCATTTGAAAAAAGTACTGCACGATCGCGGACTTAGCACTGCTGTAGGAGACGAGGGAGGCTTTGCTCCAGCTTTGGAGGGAACCGAAGATGCTTTAGACAGTATCAAAAAGGCCGTTGAACAAGCCGGGTATAAATTTGGCGATGAAGTCATGGTAGCCCTGGATTGTGCAGCAGCTGAATTCTATGTAGACGGGAAATACGACTACACTAAATTTGAAGGGAGTCAGGGAGAAGTGCGTACCAGTCAACAACAAGCCGATTACCTGGCAGAACTAGCGGCTAAGTACCCCATCATTTCCATTGAGGATGGTATGGACGAAAATGATTGGGAAGGATGGAAATACCTGACTGAAAAAATTGGAGATAAGGTACAATTGGTTGGCGATGACCTCTTTGTGACCAACGTAGAACGACTAGGGCGGGGCATAGAAAATAGTATTGCTAATTCCATCTTGATCAAGGTCAATCAAATAGGTACGCTAACGGAGACCATTGCTGCGGTCAATATGGCGCATAATGCCGGATACACTTCAGTCATGTCTCACCGCTCCGGAGAAACAGAAGACAATACCATTGCTGATTTGGCAGTGGCCCTGAATACTGGACAGATTAAAACGGGATCGGCATCCCGATCAGATCGGATGGCTAAATACAACCAACTGCTTCGTATTGAAGAAGAATTAGGTGCTGTAGGCTACTATCCACAAGAAAAAGCGTTTAAAATCAAATAA
- a CDS encoding arginine deiminase family protein: MLHLNVQNETSRLRAVILGTAKSFGGTPSLADAYDPKSAMHIKAGTYPLEKDMVKEMEAVAEVFRKYDVEVFRPKVIEDYNQIFTRDIGFVIDDTFVKANILPDREGELDAIAHVMAQINPEKIIRFPEEAHIEGGDVMLYNDHIFVGTYREADYADYIIARTNMEAVACLQEAFPHKQIKSFNLRKSNTDPYANALHLDCCFQPVGQGKAILHKNGFLEESEYLWLRDFFGAENVFEISAQEMFDMNSNIFSIAPDVVISEKKFTRLNQWLRNQGITVEEVPYAEIAKQEGLLRCSTLPLVRD; encoded by the coding sequence ATGTTGCACTTAAACGTTCAAAACGAGACGTCCAGATTACGGGCGGTCATTCTGGGCACGGCCAAAAGCTTCGGCGGAACTCCCAGTCTTGCTGATGCTTATGATCCTAAATCAGCCATGCATATCAAGGCAGGCACCTATCCCTTGGAAAAGGACATGGTCAAGGAAATGGAGGCTGTGGCTGAGGTCTTTCGTAAATACGACGTGGAGGTTTTCCGTCCAAAGGTCATTGAAGACTACAACCAAATTTTTACTCGGGATATCGGTTTTGTCATTGATGACACTTTCGTGAAAGCAAATATCCTTCCCGATCGTGAGGGAGAACTGGACGCCATAGCACATGTAATGGCACAGATCAATCCCGAGAAGATCATCCGGTTTCCGGAGGAAGCCCATATTGAAGGCGGAGACGTCATGCTTTATAACGATCATATTTTTGTCGGGACCTACCGGGAAGCAGACTACGCAGATTACATCATCGCACGCACCAATATGGAGGCGGTAGCTTGTCTGCAGGAGGCTTTTCCGCACAAGCAGATCAAATCTTTTAATTTGCGAAAATCCAATACCGATCCCTATGCCAATGCCTTGCATCTCGACTGCTGTTTTCAGCCCGTGGGTCAGGGGAAAGCGATCCTCCATAAAAATGGGTTTTTAGAGGAATCGGAATACTTGTGGTTACGCGATTTTTTTGGAGCGGAAAATGTATTTGAGATCAGCGCCCAGGAGATGTTTGACATGAATAGCAATATTTTCAGCATCGCTCCTGATGTGGTAATCTCTGAAAAAAAATTTACACGCCTCAATCAATGGTTACGCAATCAGGGGATTACTGTTGAAGAAGTTCCCTACGCTGAAATTGCGAAACAAGAAGGATTATTGCGTTGCTCTACCTTACCTTTGGTACGCGATTAA
- a CDS encoding DNA-directed RNA polymerase subunit alpha, which yields MAILNFQKPDKVIMVDSTDFEGKFEFRPLEPGYGLTVGNALRRVLLSSLEGFAITSVRIEGVDHEFSTISGVVEDVTEIILNLKQVRFKRQIDEVDNETVTISLSGAEQLTAGDFQKFISGFQVLNPDLVIANMDKKVSINMEITIEKGRGYVPAEENKKSNAPVGTIFVDSIYTPIKNVKYSIENYRVEQKTDYEKLVFEIVSDGSIHPKDALTEAAKTLIHHFMLFSDERITLEADEIAQTETYDEESLHMRQLLKTKLIDMDLSVRALNCLKAAEVETLGDLVSYNKNDLMKFRNFGKKSLTELEELVNVKGLSFGMDLTKYKLDKD from the coding sequence ATGGCAATATTAAATTTCCAAAAGCCGGATAAAGTCATTATGGTAGATTCTACCGACTTTGAAGGTAAATTCGAATTCAGACCATTAGAACCAGGTTATGGTTTAACTGTAGGAAATGCTCTTCGTAGAGTGTTACTTTCATCGCTTGAAGGATTTGCTATCACCTCAGTTCGCATTGAGGGCGTTGATCACGAATTTTCAACCATTTCGGGAGTAGTGGAAGATGTTACTGAAATCATTCTAAACCTGAAGCAAGTGCGTTTCAAGCGTCAAATTGACGAGGTGGATAATGAAACAGTAACGATTTCTCTATCAGGAGCAGAACAGCTTACGGCTGGCGACTTTCAAAAGTTTATCTCTGGTTTCCAGGTGTTGAATCCTGATCTAGTGATCGCTAATATGGACAAAAAAGTGTCCATCAATATGGAAATCACCATCGAAAAGGGGAGAGGCTACGTTCCTGCTGAAGAGAACAAAAAATCCAATGCCCCGGTAGGAACTATTTTTGTGGATAGTATTTATACTCCCATCAAAAATGTGAAGTATAGTATCGAAAACTACCGTGTTGAGCAAAAGACCGATTACGAGAAATTGGTATTCGAAATTGTTTCTGACGGTTCCATTCATCCTAAGGATGCGCTTACGGAAGCAGCAAAGACCTTGATTCATCACTTCATGTTATTCTCTGACGAACGCATCACCCTGGAGGCCGATGAGATCGCACAAACCGAGACTTATGATGAAGAGTCCTTGCACATGCGTCAATTGTTAAAAACGAAATTGATCGATATGGACCTTTCTGTTCGCGCTTTAAATTGTTTGAAAGCAGCAGAAGTGGAAACTTTGGGAGATCTGGTATCGTATAACAAAAATGACCTGATGAAGTTTAGAAACTTTGGTAAGAAATCACTAACGGAATTGGAAGAGTTGGTGAATGTAAAAGGCTTAAGCTTTGGCATGGATCTAACCAAATACAAATTAGATAAGGATTAA
- the carA gene encoding glutamine-hydrolyzing carbamoyl-phosphate synthase small subunit, whose translation MHYQDKKEAVVLLEDGTIFYGNSVGNKEATAFGEVCFNTGMTGYQEIFTDPSYFGQIMVTTNAHIGNYGATEVDTESEDVKISGLICRNFNYEHSRPIAEESLQAFLDRSNLFAVCDVDTRALVSYIRDHGAMNAVISTEVDQMDKLKKQLAKIPSMKGLELASQVSTKEPYFIGNKEATYKVAALDLGIKRNILRNLAKRDVFIKVFPYDTSYEEMKAWNPDGYFLSNGPGDPEPLTGVIATAKEIIADDQPLFGICLGHQIIALANGISTYKMHNGHRGINHPIINLKTGKGEITSQNHGFAINREEAEAHPDIEITHTHLNDHTVAGMRLKGKNCFSVQYHPEASPGPNDATYLFDEFIEALKKEGTAA comes from the coding sequence ATGCATTATCAAGACAAAAAAGAAGCCGTAGTTCTTCTGGAAGATGGGACCATCTTCTATGGGAACTCCGTCGGGAATAAAGAAGCTACCGCATTTGGCGAGGTATGTTTTAATACCGGTATGACCGGATATCAGGAAATCTTTACTGATCCTTCTTATTTTGGGCAAATTATGGTCACCACCAACGCGCACATCGGTAATTACGGGGCTACTGAAGTAGATACCGAATCAGAGGATGTTAAGATCTCCGGATTGATCTGTCGTAATTTTAATTATGAGCATTCCAGACCAATAGCAGAAGAGTCACTTCAAGCGTTCTTAGATCGCAGTAATCTCTTTGCGGTCTGCGATGTGGATACACGAGCTTTGGTCTCTTACATTCGTGATCACGGCGCGATGAACGCGGTCATCTCTACGGAGGTGGATCAGATGGATAAACTGAAAAAACAGTTAGCGAAGATCCCAAGCATGAAAGGCCTGGAACTCGCTTCTCAAGTTTCTACCAAAGAGCCCTATTTCATCGGTAATAAGGAGGCCACGTATAAAGTAGCCGCCCTTGATCTAGGCATTAAACGCAATATTCTGCGCAATCTGGCCAAACGGGACGTGTTTATCAAAGTATTCCCTTACGACACTTCCTATGAAGAAATGAAGGCCTGGAATCCGGACGGATATTTCTTGTCCAATGGTCCTGGTGATCCAGAACCCCTTACTGGAGTTATTGCTACGGCTAAAGAGATCATTGCCGATGATCAACCCTTGTTCGGAATATGTCTGGGGCATCAGATTATTGCGCTGGCCAACGGGATCTCCACCTATAAAATGCACAACGGGCATCGGGGTATCAATCACCCCATCATCAATCTAAAAACCGGAAAAGGAGAGATCACTTCTCAAAATCACGGTTTTGCGATCAATCGGGAGGAAGCTGAGGCACATCCGGATATCGAGATTACCCATACCCATTTGAATGATCATACGGTAGCGGGAATGCGCTTAAAAGGAAAAAATTGCTTTTCCGTACAGTACCACCCGGAAGCAAGTCCGGGTCCCAATGACGCGACCTACCTCTTCGATGAGTTTATCGAAGCTTTGAAAAAGGAGGGAACGGCAGCCTAA
- the rpsM gene encoding 30S ribosomal protein S13, protein MARIAGIDIPKQKRGVIALTYIYGIGKSRAQEVLAKAKVSEDKKVQEWTDDEIGAIRDAVGSYTIEGELRSETQLNIKRLMDIGCYRGIRHRSGLPLRGQRTKNNSRTRKGKRKTVANKKKATK, encoded by the coding sequence ATGGCTAGAATTGCGGGGATAGACATCCCAAAACAAAAGCGTGGTGTAATCGCATTGACTTACATCTATGGAATAGGAAAAAGTCGTGCACAGGAGGTTTTAGCTAAAGCGAAAGTTTCTGAAGATAAGAAAGTGCAGGAATGGACTGATGATGAGATTGGTGCTATTCGTGATGCCGTAGGATCGTATACCATTGAAGGAGAATTACGTAGTGAAACGCAACTTAACATTAAGCGATTGATGGATATTGGTTGTTATCGCGGTATTCGTCACCGTAGTGGATTACCACTTCGAGGACAGCGTACGAAGAACAACTCCAGAACTCGTAAGGGTAAACGTAAAACAGTTGCTAACAAGAAGAAAGCAACTAAATAA
- the rpsD gene encoding 30S ribosomal protein S4 codes for MARYTGPKTKIARKFGEAIFGEDKSFEKRNYPPGQHGNNRRRGKKSEYAIQLMEKQKAKYTYGILERQFRNMFEKATRAEGITGVVLLQLCESRLDNVVYRMGISPSRRGARQLVGHRHITVNGNLVNIPSYQVQPGDVVAVREKSKSLTSIEDSLANANHNYEWITWNNDTKEGTYVAVPERIQIPENINEQFIVELYSK; via the coding sequence ATGGCAAGATATACTGGTCCTAAAACTAAAATCGCTCGTAAATTTGGCGAAGCAATTTTTGGAGAAGACAAATCTTTCGAGAAAAGAAATTACCCTCCTGGACAACACGGAAACAACAGAAGACGCGGTAAAAAATCAGAGTACGCGATCCAATTGATGGAGAAGCAAAAAGCCAAATATACCTACGGTATTTTGGAGCGTCAATTCCGCAACATGTTCGAAAAAGCAACACGTGCTGAAGGCATTACCGGTGTTGTTCTCCTACAACTTTGTGAATCACGATTAGACAATGTGGTCTACCGCATGGGAATCTCTCCTTCGCGTCGTGGAGCCCGTCAATTAGTTGGACATCGTCACATTACCGTTAATGGTAATTTGGTCAACATCCCTTCGTACCAGGTGCAACCCGGAGATGTGGTTGCTGTACGTGAGAAGTCAAAATCCCTGACGTCTATTGAAGATTCTTTGGCCAATGCCAACCACAACTACGAGTGGATTACCTGGAACAATGATACTAAAGAAGGAACCTATGTAGCGGTACCGGAACGTATTCAGATTCCAGAGAATATCAATGAGCAGTTCATCGTCGAATTGTACTCGAAGTAA
- the rplQ gene encoding 50S ribosomal protein L17, which translates to MRHGKKTNHLGRKTAHRKSMLANMACSLIEHKRINTTVAKAKALKRFVEPLVTKSKEDTTHNRRIVFSHLRQKEAVSELFREVAVKVGDRPGGYTRIIKLGNRLGDNADMAMIELVDYNTIYNAGKPAKKKSTRRGGSSKKSETPTPAPEVKDSKSGDEEE; encoded by the coding sequence ATGAGACACGGAAAGAAAACAAATCATTTAGGAAGAAAGACCGCTCATAGAAAGTCGATGTTGGCTAATATGGCCTGTTCCTTAATTGAACATAAACGGATCAATACCACAGTAGCCAAGGCAAAAGCGTTGAAGCGCTTTGTGGAGCCTTTGGTGACCAAGTCTAAAGAGGATACAACGCACAACCGTCGTATTGTATTTAGTCATTTGCGTCAAAAGGAGGCAGTTTCAGAATTATTTAGAGAGGTTGCAGTCAAAGTAGGGGATCGTCCGGGCGGCTATACACGTATCATCAAATTGGGAAATCGATTGGGTGACAACGCAGATATGGCCATGATCGAACTGGTTGACTATAACACGATCTATAACGCTGGGAAGCCGGCTAAAAAGAAATCAACACGTCGTGGAGGAAGTTCAAAAAAATCAGAGACTCCCACACCAGCACCTGAGGTAAAAGACTCTAAATCAGGAGACGAAGAAGAATAG
- the ykgO gene encoding type B 50S ribosomal protein L36: protein MKVRASVKKRSAECKIVRRKGRLYVINKKNPRFKQRQG from the coding sequence ATGAAAGTAAGAGCGTCAGTAAAAAAGAGAAGTGCCGAGTGCAAGATTGTGCGTCGTAAAGGCAGATTGTACGTAATTAACAAAAAGAACCCTAGGTTCAAACAAAGACAAGGTTAA
- the secY gene encoding preprotein translocase subunit SecY, which yields MKFIETIKNIWKIEELKNRILVTLGLLLVYRFGAQVVLPGIDAAQLGGLQSNTESGIMGLLSAFTGGAFSNASVFALGIMPYISASIVVQLMGIAIPYLQKLQKEGESGRRKINQITRWLTIAICLVQAPSYLAGLPALGVPPEAFVLGQTPMFYISSVIILVTGTIFAMWLGEKITDKGIGNGISLLIMVGIIAVMPQSFLQEFTSRVTESNGGLIMILIELVIWFVIILLCVLLVLAVRQVPVQYARRTAGGGYEKNVFGSRQYIPLKLNASGVMPIIFAQAIMFIPASVISLSNSTGAQSVAAEFQNIFGFWYNVVFGLLIIIFTYFYTAITVPTNKMADDLKRSGGFIPGIRPGTETAEYLDRIMSQITLPGSIFLAALAVFPAVAVNLLGMQQGWALFYGGTSLLIMVGVAIDTMQQVNSYLLNRHYDGLMKTGKNRKAVA from the coding sequence ATGAAATTTATCGAGACCATCAAGAATATTTGGAAGATCGAGGAACTGAAGAATCGTATTCTGGTTACCCTGGGTCTTCTATTGGTATATCGCTTTGGTGCACAAGTGGTTCTTCCGGGAATTGACGCAGCACAATTAGGAGGTTTACAGAGCAATACAGAAAGTGGTATCATGGGATTGCTTAGTGCATTCACCGGTGGTGCTTTTTCTAATGCTTCGGTTTTCGCTCTGGGGATCATGCCATACATTTCTGCTTCGATTGTTGTACAGCTCATGGGGATCGCAATTCCTTATTTGCAAAAGCTTCAGAAAGAAGGAGAGAGTGGAAGACGTAAGATCAATCAGATTACCCGATGGTTAACCATCGCCATCTGTTTGGTGCAGGCGCCCAGTTATTTGGCTGGACTACCTGCTCTTGGGGTACCCCCAGAAGCTTTTGTTTTAGGGCAAACCCCCATGTTCTACATTTCTTCAGTGATCATTCTTGTAACCGGAACCATCTTTGCGATGTGGCTGGGAGAAAAAATCACCGATAAAGGAATTGGAAATGGAATATCCCTTTTGATCATGGTAGGTATCATCGCGGTGATGCCACAGTCGTTCTTGCAGGAGTTCACCTCGCGTGTGACCGAATCGAATGGAGGACTGATCATGATCTTGATCGAACTGGTGATCTGGTTTGTGATCATTTTGCTTTGTGTACTATTGGTGCTGGCCGTTCGCCAGGTACCCGTGCAGTACGCACGTAGAACAGCAGGAGGAGGATATGAAAAGAACGTTTTTGGTAGCCGACAGTATATTCCCCTAAAGCTTAATGCTTCGGGTGTAATGCCGATCATTTTCGCGCAGGCGATCATGTTCATACCGGCATCGGTAATCAGTCTTTCTAATTCAACAGGAGCGCAGAGCGTGGCCGCTGAATTCCAGAATATTTTTGGTTTTTGGTACAATGTTGTGTTTGGATTGCTTATTATCATATTTACGTATTTCTATACGGCAATCACGGTGCCAACCAATAAGATGGCCGATGATCTTAAACGAAGCGGTGGTTTTATTCCAGGGATTCGTCCGGGAACGGAGACCGCTGAATATTTAGATCGAATCATGTCACAGATCACCTTGCCGGGATCCATATTTCTTGCAGCCCTAGCAGTCTTTCCTGCGGTGGCCGTAAATCTTTTGGGTATGCAGCAAGGGTGGGCTTTGTTTTATGGTGGAACTTCCCTGCTTATTATGGTAGGGGTGGCTATAGATACCATGCAACAAGTCAATTCGTACTTGTTGAACAGGCACTATGACGGATTAATGAAAACAGGTAAGAACCGAAAAGCAGTAGCATAA
- a CDS encoding citrate synthase, translating to MSKTATLEIDGKKYEFPIVTGTEDETAIDISGLRGLTKGVTTLDPGFKNTGSCESAITFLDGEKGILRYRGYAIEDLAEKADFLEVAYLLIFGDLPNKEQLTKFHNDIKAESHIDEDMKKILDGFPKSAHPMGVLSSLTSALIAFNPTSVNVDSEEEMYAAIVKLLAKFPVIVAWSMRKIKSQPLDYGDNNLGYVENLHKMMFSKPNQDYHVDKEIIQALDKLLILHADHEQNCSTSTVRIVGSSHAGLFASISAGISALWGPLHGGANQAVIEMLEAIKEDGGDTHKFMEKAKDKEDPFRLMGFGHRVYKNFDPRAKIIKKAADEVLGQLGVEDPVLDIAKGLEREALEDDYFIKRKLYPNVDFYSGIIYRALGIPVEMFTVMFAMGRVPGWIAQWREMRLRKEPIGRPRQVYIGETLRSFQPLEKR from the coding sequence ATGAGCAAAACAGCTACCCTAGAGATCGATGGTAAAAAGTATGAATTCCCTATTGTTACGGGAACAGAAGATGAAACGGCAATAGATATTTCCGGGCTCCGTGGCCTTACAAAAGGGGTGACTACGCTGGATCCGGGATTTAAGAATACCGGTTCCTGCGAAAGTGCAATTACCTTTCTGGATGGAGAAAAAGGAATACTGAGATACCGTGGATACGCCATTGAAGATCTAGCCGAAAAGGCCGATTTTCTGGAGGTAGCCTATCTGCTAATTTTTGGAGATCTACCCAACAAAGAACAGCTGACCAAATTTCATAATGACATTAAAGCAGAATCGCATATCGATGAAGATATGAAGAAGATTCTGGACGGCTTTCCGAAGTCAGCACATCCCATGGGCGTGCTCTCTTCCCTCACCAGTGCGTTGATCGCTTTTAATCCTACTTCCGTCAATGTAGACTCCGAAGAGGAAATGTATGCGGCCATTGTTAAGCTCTTAGCGAAATTTCCGGTTATTGTAGCCTGGAGCATGCGAAAGATCAAAAGTCAACCGTTAGATTACGGAGATAATAATCTTGGTTATGTAGAGAACCTACACAAAATGATGTTCTCCAAGCCTAATCAGGATTATCATGTAGATAAAGAGATTATTCAGGCACTGGACAAGCTCCTGATCCTACACGCTGATCATGAGCAGAACTGTTCGACCTCTACGGTACGCATCGTAGGTTCTTCTCATGCTGGCCTATTCGCTTCTATTTCAGCTGGAATTTCAGCCTTATGGGGCCCACTGCATGGAGGTGCCAATCAGGCTGTGATCGAAATGCTGGAAGCCATCAAAGAAGATGGAGGAGATACCCACAAGTTCATGGAGAAAGCTAAAGACAAAGAGGATCCGTTCCGACTGATGGGCTTTGGACACCGCGTATACAAAAACTTCGACCCTCGAGCTAAGATCATTAAAAAAGCCGCTGACGAGGTCTTAGGACAACTCGGCGTAGAAGATCCAGTACTGGATATCGCCAAGGGTCTGGAGCGCGAAGCGCTGGAGGATGACTACTTCATCAAACGTAAATTATACCCCAATGTCGATTTCTATTCCGGTATTATCTACCGAGCCCTGGGAATTCCAGTAGAAATGTTCACGGTGATGTTCGCGATGGGGCGTGTACCTGGATGGATCGCTCAATGGAGAGAAATGCGATTGAGAAAAGAACCCATTGGCCGTCCGCGTCAGGTATACATTGGAGAAACCTTGCGTTCCTTCCAGCCTTTAGAAAAAAGATAA
- a CDS encoding arginine deiminase-related protein, translating to MKQITNTILMVRPVAFRMNEQTAVNNYFQEDLELKNAEINRKAQQEFDAFVVKLRQAGIEVIVLEDDELLDTPDSIFPNNWVSFHENGDVAKYPMFAPNRRKERRDEIFIQLEAEGFTIENIIDYTAAEEEGYFLEGTGSICLDRVHEKAYCALSPRADEDLFIEFCEDFEYFPVIFNAYQTVDGERMPIYHTNVMMCVAEKFAVICLSSIDDAKERKMVVKHLTQDGKEIIEISEEQMHQFAGNMLQVQGKDQKYLVMSQAAHQSLNAQQIARIEKHCAILSSDLSTIETCGGGSARCMMAEVFLPRK from the coding sequence ATGAAGCAGATTACCAATACGATTCTAATGGTTCGTCCGGTGGCCTTTCGCATGAACGAGCAGACCGCCGTAAATAACTATTTTCAAGAAGATCTCGAATTGAAAAATGCCGAGATCAATCGAAAGGCTCAACAAGAGTTTGATGCTTTTGTGGTCAAACTGCGCCAGGCCGGAATTGAGGTGATCGTATTGGAAGACGATGAACTGCTGGATACTCCTGATTCGATCTTCCCCAATAACTGGGTGAGCTTTCATGAAAATGGCGATGTGGCTAAATATCCCATGTTCGCACCCAATCGCAGAAAGGAACGTCGGGATGAGATCTTTATACAACTGGAAGCAGAAGGGTTTACTATTGAAAACATTATAGACTATACCGCGGCTGAGGAGGAAGGGTACTTTTTGGAAGGTACCGGAAGCATTTGCCTGGATCGCGTGCATGAAAAGGCGTATTGCGCACTTTCCCCACGTGCAGACGAAGATCTATTCATTGAGTTTTGTGAAGATTTCGAGTATTTCCCGGTGATCTTTAACGCCTATCAAACTGTTGATGGGGAGCGGATGCCGATCTATCATACCAATGTGATGATGTGCGTGGCTGAAAAGTTTGCGGTCATTTGCCTCAGTAGCATCGATGATGCGAAAGAGCGAAAAATGGTGGTTAAGCATCTTACCCAGGATGGAAAAGAGATCATTGAAATCTCTGAAGAACAAATGCATCAGTTTGCCGGAAATATGTTGCAGGTACAAGGTAAAGACCAAAAGTATCTAGTCATGAGTCAGGCGGCCCATCAAAGTTTGAACGCTCAGCAAATAGCGCGTATTGAAAAGCACTGTGCGATCCTGAGCAGTGATCTTTCCACCATAGAGACCTGCGGCGGCGGGAGTGCACGTTGTATGATGGCCGAAGTGTTCCTGCCCAGAAAATAA
- the infA gene encoding translation initiation factor IF-1, translating into MAKQAAIEQDGSIIEALSNAMFRVELENGHVVTAHISGKMRMHYIKLLPGDKVKLEMSPYDLTKARITYRY; encoded by the coding sequence ATGGCAAAACAAGCAGCGATAGAGCAAGATGGATCAATCATAGAAGCATTATCAAATGCAATGTTTCGCGTAGAATTAGAAAACGGTCACGTAGTGACTGCGCATATCTCAGGAAAAATGAGAATGCATTATATCAAATTACTTCCGGGAGACAAAGTCAAACTGGAAATGAGTCCTTACGATTTAACAAAGGCTCGTATAACCTATAGATACTAA